Proteins from a genomic interval of Panthera tigris isolate Pti1 chromosome A2, P.tigris_Pti1_mat1.1, whole genome shotgun sequence:
- the EPHX3 gene encoding epoxide hydrolase 3 encodes MPELVVTALLAPSRVTLKLLRAFMWSLVFCAALLTAAVYGCIALMHVLCRPRRGCCGRPRRTPPACLSDPTLGEHCFLTLKSSGLRLHYVSAGRGNGPLMLFLHGFPENWFSWRYQLWEFQSRFHVVAVDLRGYGSSDAPRDVDCYTIDLLMADIQDVILGLGYSKCILVAHDWGAVLAWNFSIYYPSLVERMVVVSAAPMSVYQDYSMHHISQFFRSNYMFLFQLPWLPEKLLSMSDFQILKTTLTHRKRGIPHLTPNELEAFLYDFSQPGGLTGPLNYYRNLFRNLPLEPQELATPTLLLWGEKDTYLEQGLVGAISSRFVPGRLEAHILPGVGHWIPQSNPEEMHQYMWAFLQDLLG; translated from the exons ATGCCGGAGCTGGTGGTGACAGCGCTGCTGGCGCCGTCGCGCGTCACTCTGAAGCTCCTGCGCGCCTTCATGTGGAGCCTCGTGTTCTGCGCGGCGCTGCTGACCGCCGCCGTCTATGGCTGCATCGCGCTCATGCACGTGCTGTGCCGGCCCCGGCGCGGCTGCTGCGGGCGCCCCCGGCGCACCCCACCCGCCTGCTTGAGCGACCCCACGCTGGGCGAACACTGCTTCCTGACCCTCAAG AGCTCGGGCCTGCGCCTCCACTATGTCTCCGCTGGACGTGGCAACGGACCCCTCATGCTGTTTCTGCACGGCTTCCCGGAGAACTG GTTCTCCTGGCGCTACCAGCTTTGGGAGTTCCAGAGCCGCTTCCACGTGGTGGCTGTGGACCTACGGGGTTACGGCTCCTCAGATGCACCTCGGGATGTTGACTGTTACACCATCGACCTGCTGATGGCGGACATCCAGGATGTCATCCTGGGCCTGG GTTATTCCAAGTGCATCCTGGTGGCCCACGACTGGGGTGCGGTCCTCGCCTGGAATTTCTCCATCTACTACCCGTCCCTGGTGGAGCGGATGGTAGTTGTCAGTGCGGCCCCCATGTCTGTGTACCAAG ACTACTCTATGCACCACATCAGCCAGTTCTTCCGTTCCAACTACATGTTCCTGTTCCAGCTTCCCTGGCTGCCTGAGAAGTTACTGTCCATGTCTGACTTCCAG ATCCTGAAGACCACCCTCACACACCGCAAGAGAGGCATCCCACACTTAACCCCCAACGAGCTCGAGGCCTTCCTTTATGACTTCTCCCAGCCCGGTGGCCTCACTGGGCCCCTCAACTATTACCGAAACCTCTTCAG GAACCTTCCCCTGGAGCCCCAGGAACTGGCCACGCCCACGCTGCTGCTGTGGGGAGAGAAGGACACGTACTTGGAGCAGGGGCTGGTAGGAGCCATCAGCAGTCGCTTTGTGCCCGGCCGGCTGGAGGCCCACATCCTGCCGGGCGTGGGGCACTGGATCCCACAGAGCAACCCCGAGGAAATGCACCAGTACATGTGGGCCTTCTTGCAAGACCTGCTAGGCTAG